One window from the genome of Salvia miltiorrhiza cultivar Shanhuang (shh) chromosome 7, IMPLAD_Smil_shh, whole genome shotgun sequence encodes:
- the LOC130994207 gene encoding gamma-hordein-3-like, which produces MGEFTPEGQAEVHSAQGFQSRPQYGQSYNQGQQNFNGGWRGQQPYAPQQNFPQQYPPRYQQQGNFQCHQQFQNAPQLQHPMPPQKQSLEVTMQALMEVSKQNMESQAATIKRLETTMGQLSGTLNQLHQQQSGKTNQALAITRMSEQTRRPAQS; this is translated from the coding sequence ATGGGCGAGTTCACGCCAGAAGGGCAAGCTGAAGTTCACTCTGCGCAAGGATTTCAGAGCAGACCACAGTATGGGcagagctataatcaagggcaacaaaatttCAATGGTGGCTGGAGAGGACAGCAGCCTTATGCACCGCAGCAAAATTTTCCCCAACAATATCCCCCGAGGTATCAGCAGCAAGGGAACTTTCAGTGCCATCAACAATTTCAGAATGCTCCACAGCTTCAACATCCGATGCCACCGCAAAAACAGTCTCTGGAGGTGACTATGCAGGCTTTAATGGAGGTTAGCaagcagaacatggagtctcaggctgCCACTATCAAACGCCTCGAGACAACTATGGGGCAGCTGTCGGGAACCTTGAACCAATTGCATCAGCAGCAGTCCGGGAAAACAAATCAGGCGCTCGCTATTACAAGGATGTCAGAACAGACAAGGAGGCCAGCTCAGAGCTGA